The DNA segment TGGTCGGCCTGGTCGGCGTTGATCTCGAGCAGGAGCTCGGCGCGGGTCATCTCCTCGCCCCACGGAGTCTTCAGATTCTCGCCGAGAGTCTTTTCGCTGACCTTCGACAGCACGCCATCGCAGTAGGCGACCGACTGCTCCAGGGCGGCGACCAGCTTGTCCTTGGGATCGGTGTCTTTCAGGTCGGGCTGGGCGTGTTTCTCGCCCGCCACCAGCCCGCAAAGCCCGTTGTTGGAGCGCGCGGTGTGGAAGACCATGTGGCCGAAGGTCATCTGCCCGGGCGTGGCCTTGAAGCCGTACTTGTCGGCGGGCATCTCCTTGGCGGCGGCCACCAGATGGCGGGCGCGTTCCATGATCTGCTTGCGCGCCGCCGTCACCACGGGACCGCTCTCCTGGGCCAGCGCCCCGGCGGTCATGGTCAGCAACAAGAGGAAGACTCGTAACATGCATCACCCCCGGCGTGACAATGTACGCCATGCGGCGAAGGAAAACAAAGGCGAGTAAGAACGAAGAAGGCAGATTGCAGAAGTCACTTTTGGGAGATCCGAGCGACCAAGGTGGCGGCCAGCGACTGTCTGCGAGATCCTTCGCGGGTTGAAACCCGCTCAGGATGACAAGGGAAACAACCGCTTGACTGCGCCTAGGGCCGGTAGATCCACGCCTGTTGGGTAGAAAGCGGACCGTTAGGACGCCCGCCGCCGGGGCCGTAGCCGCCGGCGATGAGCACGCGTCCGTCGGGCAGCAGCGTGGCCGAGGCGAAGTAGTGCCGCCCCTCGACGCTGCCGGCGCGCACGAACCTGCCGGAAGCCGCCTGGTAGAGCTCGACTTGGTCGGCGCCACCGGCGACCAGCACATTCCCGTCCTTCAACCGGGTGACGGCATCAGGCAGCTTGAAGCGCGCGAACTCCATCTCGCCGGCGGGAGTGAACCGGCCGTTCTGCGGGTCGAAGACCTCGACGCTGCGCACCGGATTCCAGCCGCCGTCGGGAGAGCCCCCGACGACCAGCACGCGCCCGTCGGGCAGCAAGGCGGCGGCATGCTTCATGCGGGGCGCGGTCATCTCACCGGCCGGCTGCCAGGCCGCCGACTTGGGATCGAAGATCTCGGCCTGACGCAGGTTGCCGCCACCGGTCACCAGCACCCGGCCGTCTTTCAGCAACACCGCCTCGCGCGCGAGGCGGGGCGTGTGCATGCTGGCGGTCGCGGTGAAGCGGTTGGAAGCCGGATCATAGATCTCGGCGCTGGCGAGCGTGCGCTCGTCGTGATCGGCTCCACCCGCGATCAACACCTTGTGGTCGGCCAGCACGACCGCCGCGTGACCGGTCCGGGGGCCGCTCATGTTCGGCCCGGGGGTGAAGCGGCCGGTCTGCGGATCGTAGATCTCGGTGCTGGCGACGATGCCGGGGCCGCCTTCGCGGATCCGGCCGGCCAGGCCTCCGGCGATCAACACTTTGCCGTTGGGAAGAAGTGTGGCGCTGTGTCCCACGCGCCGGGAGAGCATGTCGCCGGTGCCGGCGAAGCGCCCGGTGGCGGGATCGAACAGCTCGGCGGAGCTCAGGAAGACACCGTTCTCCACCATGC comes from the Terriglobales bacterium genome and includes:
- a CDS encoding DinB family protein, which encodes MLRVFLLLLTMTAGALAQESGPVVTAARKQIMERARHLVAAAKEMPADKYGFKATPGQMTFGHMVFHTARSNNGLCGLVAGEKHAQPDLKDTDPKDKLVAALEQSVAYCDGVLSKVSEKTLGENLKTPWGEEMTRAELLLEINADQAD
- a CDS encoding kelch repeat-containing protein; amino-acid sequence: MAAARRIALASIPLLALLLMGSSRTGAAPQGQVAPTGSMHDRRADHSATLLKDGRVLIAGGMVENGVFLSSAELFDPATGRFAGTGDMLSRRVGHSATLLPNGKVLIAGGLAGRIREGGPGIVASTEIYDPQTGRFTPGPNMSGPRTGHAAVVLADHKVLIAGGADHDERTLASAEIYDPASNRFTATASMHTPRLAREAVLLKDGRVLVTGGGNLRQAEIFDPKSAAWQPAGEMTAPRMKHAAALLPDGRVLVVGGSPDGGWNPVRSVEVFDPQNGRFTPAGEMEFARFKLPDAVTRLKDGNVLVAGGADQVELYQAASGRFVRAGSVEGRHYFASATLLPDGRVLIAGGYGPGGGRPNGPLSTQQAWIYRP